The following are from one region of the Actinomycetota bacterium genome:
- a CDS encoding ABC transporter ATP-binding protein, producing MLAVSVRGLKKYYGDVRAVDGVDLDIEEGEVFGILGPNGAGKTTTLEMIETLRDPDAGEISVLGLDARREQRKIRESIGVQLQTTVFFEELTVWETLDLFASFYTRSLSPWALLELAELREKAKSRVNTLSGGAAQAPVHRPGPG from the coding sequence ATGCTAGCCGTCAGCGTGCGAGGTTTGAAGAAATATTATGGGGACGTGCGCGCCGTGGACGGCGTGGACCTGGATATAGAGGAAGGAGAGGTATTCGGGATACTGGGGCCCAACGGAGCCGGTAAGACCACCACCCTGGAGATGATAGAGACCCTGCGGGACCCGGACGCGGGGGAGATCTCCGTTCTGGGACTCGATGCCCGCCGGGAGCAGAGGAAGATACGGGAGTCGATCGGGGTCCAGCTCCAAACCACGGTATTTTTCGAGGAACTCACGGTGTGGGAAACCCTGGACCTCTTCGCTTCCTTTTACACCCGGTCCCTTTCTCCCTGGGCGCTCCTGGAGCTGGCGGAGCTGCGGGAGAAGGCGAAGTCGAGGGTGAACACCCTCTCCGGGGGGGCAGCACAAGCGCCTGTCCATCGCCCTGGCCCTGGTTAA